Proteins from one Bacteroides mediterraneensis genomic window:
- the pstB gene encoding phosphate ABC transporter ATP-binding protein PstB, giving the protein MENIKNPILQIKDVCISYTSSVMAVKHVSADIEKNTITAIMGPSGCGKSTLLRAVNRMHELYKNIRVTGEILLNGENVLQMHPMEERRRIGMVFQRPNPFPTMNIYDNVLAGYILNGIHLSKSQKDEIVERNLRNVCLWDEVKDALTKRGTFLSGGQQQRLCIARSLALQPDVLLMDEPTSALDPIATKHIEGLMDQLKKEVTILIVTHNMSQAMRISDRSMFMYMGELIEYDDTEKMFKNPVDERTRAYLTGKMG; this is encoded by the coding sequence ATGGAAAATATAAAGAATCCGATTCTCCAGATAAAAGATGTGTGCATCTCGTACACCAGCAGTGTGATGGCCGTGAAACACGTATCGGCCGATATTGAGAAAAATACGATTACGGCCATTATGGGGCCTTCCGGATGCGGAAAGAGTACCTTGCTGCGTGCGGTGAACCGTATGCATGAGTTATACAAGAATATCCGTGTGACGGGTGAGATTTTGCTGAACGGAGAGAATGTGCTACAGATGCACCCGATGGAGGAACGGCGCCGCATCGGTATGGTGTTCCAGCGCCCGAACCCTTTCCCTACCATGAACATTTATGACAATGTGCTGGCTGGATACATCCTGAACGGTATCCATCTGTCAAAGTCGCAGAAGGATGAAATCGTGGAACGCAACCTGCGGAACGTGTGCCTGTGGGACGAGGTGAAGGATGCCTTGACCAAGCGGGGTACCTTCCTGTCCGGAGGACAACAGCAGCGTTTGTGCATTGCCCGCTCGCTGGCACTCCAGCCGGATGTGCTCTTGATGGACGAACCGACTTCTGCCTTGGACCCGATTGCCACCAAGCATATTGAGGGCCTGATGGACCAGCTGAAGAAAGAGGTGACCATCTTGATTGTGACACACAACATGTCGCAGGCGATGCGTATCTCCGACCGCTCCATGTTCATGTATATGGGAGAATTGATTGAATACGACGATACGGAAAAGATGTTCAAGAATCCGGTAGACGAACGCACCCGGGCTTATCTGACGGGTAAGATGGGATAA